The following proteins are encoded in a genomic region of Glycine soja cultivar W05 chromosome 17, ASM419377v2, whole genome shotgun sequence:
- the LOC114392711 gene encoding peroxidase 16-like, giving the protein METPKFAFLSLLLLLTSATISSAQLSSGFYKNTCPNVEQLVRSAVAQKFQQTFVTAPATLRLFFHDCFVRGCDASILLANGRPEKDHPDQISLAGDGFDTVIKAKAAVDRDPKCRNKVSCADILALATRDVVNLAGGPFYNVELGRRDGRISTIASVQRHLPHPEFNLDQLNSMFNFNGLSQTDMIALSGAHTIGFSHCNKFSNRIYNFSPRNRIDPTLNLQYAFQLRQMCPLRVDPRIAINMDPVTPQKFDNQYFKNLQQGKGLFTSDQVLFTDARSKATVNLFASNEGAFQKAFVDAVTKLGRVGVKTGNQGEIRFDCTRPN; this is encoded by the exons ATGGAAACTCCTAAATTTGCATTCTTGTCTTTGCTTCTTCTCCTTACTAGTGCTACTATAAGTTCAGCTCAACTAAGTAGTGGCTTCTACAAGAACACATGCCCCAATGTGGAGCAGTTGGTTCGCTCTGCTGTTGCACAGAAGTTCCAACAGACCTTTGTGACTGCTCCTGCCACTCTTAGACTCTTCTTCCATGATTGCTTTGTGAGG GGTTGTGATGCTTCGATTTTGCTTGCAAATGGTAGGCCAGAGAAGGATCATCCTGATCAAATTTCTCTAGCTGGTGATGGTTTTGACACAGTGATTAAAGCCAAGGCAGCTGTTGATAGAGACCCTAAGTGCCGTAACAAAGTCTCTTGTGCTGACATACTCGCTCTGGCTACTAGGGATGTCGTAAATTTg GCTGGTGGACCATTTTATAATGTTGAATTGGGAAGGCGTGACGGGAGAATATCTACTATTGCCAGTGTTCAACGCCATCTTCCTCACCCTGAATTCAATTTGGATCAGCTCAATTCCATGTTTAACTTTAATGGCCTATCCCAGACAGATATGATTGCATTATCAG GTGCGCATACAATTGGGTTCTCTCACTGCAACAAATTCTCGAATCGAATCTACAACTTCAGCCCCAGAAACAGAATTGACCCAACACTGAATTTACAATATGCTTTTCAACTTAGGCAAATGTGCCCCTTAAGGGTTGATCCTAGAATAGCCATAAACATGGACCCTGTCACGCCTCAAAAGTTTGACAACCAATACTTCAAGAATCTGCAGCAAGGTAAGGGTCTCTTCACTTCTGATCAGGTGCTGTTTACAGATGCAAGGTCAAAGGCCACAGTCAACTTATTTGCATCAAATGAAGGAGcttttcagaaagcttttgtTGATGCTGTTACTAAGTTGGGAAGGGTTGGTGTTAAAACTGGAAATCAAGGTGAAATTAGGTTTGATTGCACCAGGCCCAACTAG